One part of the Quercus lobata isolate SW786 chromosome 7, ValleyOak3.0 Primary Assembly, whole genome shotgun sequence genome encodes these proteins:
- the LOC115953261 gene encoding TMV resistance protein N-like gives MASISTQKASSSSTPSWKYDVFLSFRGEDTRNSFTDHIYGALKQKGIEVFRDEEKLETGKSIAPALLKAIEESRFVVVILSRNYASSTWCLDELVKIIECMKEKKMIIFPIFYDVDPSDIRKQTGTFAQAFAKHNECFKDCIEKVQKWSFALREVANIKGWHTQDRPESKIIQNIVRDLLHKLTYASTENNEDLVGITSRAEKLKICLALGSNDVRIIGIWGMGGIGKTIMARVVFRMVSNEFEAYCFLANVREVSERAGFVVLQQQLILQILKESMIIQDVDDGVLLIKNRLRHKRILLVLDDVNQLDQLKKLVGKHIWFGPGSRIILTTRDKHLLQTFGVDEIYEVDQLNDDEALHLMSLKAFKKDHPPKDYLKLSKDFVYYVGGLPLAVEILGSFLFGRMIDEWNSALDRLKEFPEPKILQVLKISFDGLHEVEKEIFLHIACFFKQTNKNVVEILDYLGLYPKIGLRVLIDKSLIKVCEDYFWMHDLLHEMGKNIVFQECPKEPGKRSRLWLFKDIDDVLTNNMGTQAIEGMVLKLHEPKEAYWNPKSFSKIHHLKLLIIDNVHLLRAPKHLPNALRYLDWSGYPLKSFPSSFQHQPFEMLKFIRLKQSLQLIETLNFNKIANLEKLVLKGCINLLGLHTSIGVHKKLILLNLKGCKNLRSLPSKFEMESLKILILSDCLKVERIPEFGENMERVSELYLDATAITKLPTSIGNLTGLALLDVRDCKNLISLPSTFFNMKSLKNLNFSGCSKLLESLWRINESVEEPGASGILTRFKPRIPNSMCQLSTSLMGLGSLTNLVLSSCYLNAIPNDICCLSSLEILNLSDNKFECLPESISQLSALQLLNVADCMKLISLPKLPSSIRSIEAFDCPSLKAVTNLLKPNSLNVADSMKLISLPKLPPRIRSIEAFDCPSPKAEAMEELWQCDVNGFSHIGIQIPTQNTGLEVKSFGFRMGLDVIRHNFDNSVISEEGKKVKRICDDYDGAGPSGEGSSNDVPHPKRIESIPEFLAHGISDCDESSDSD, from the exons ATGGCTTCTATAAGCACTCAAAAAGCCTCATCTTCGTCAACACCAAGTTGGAAATATGATGTCTTTCTTAGTTTTAGAGGCGAGGATACCCGCAATAGTTTTACAGATCATATATATGGTGctttaaaacaaaaaggcaTTGAGGTCTTCAGAGATGAGGAAAAACTTGAGACAGGGAAATCTATTGCACCTGCACTCTtgaaagcaatagaagaatcAAGATTTGTGGTTGTCATTCTCTCAAGAAACTATGCATCTTCTACATGGTGCTTGGATGAACTCGTAAAGATCATTGAATGcatgaaagagaagaaaatgataattttcccaattttttatGATGTGGATCCATCTGACATACGAAAACAAACTGGTACTTTTGCCCAAGCCTTTGCTAAACACAACGAATGTTTTAAGGATTGCATAGAGAAGGTGCAAAAATGGAGTTTTGCTTTGAGAGAAGTGGCCAATATCAAAGGGTGGCATACACAGGATAG GCCTGAGTcaaaaattatccaaaatatTGTGAGAGACTTATTGCATAAATTGACTTATGCATCCACAGAAAATAATGAAGATCTAGTAGGAATAACTTCTCGAGCAGAGAAATTAAAGATATGTTTGGCTTTAGGGTCCAACGATGTTCGTATTATAGGGATTTGGGGGATGGGAGGAATTGGTAAAACAATTATGGCTAGAGTTGTTTTTCGTATGGTTTCTAATGAATTTGAAGCTTATTGTTTTCTTGCTAATGTTAGGGAAGTTTCTGAAAGAGCCGGTTTTGTTGTATTACAACAACAACttattcttcaaattttgaagGAAAGTATGATTATACAAGATGTTGATGATGGAGttcttttgataaaaaataggTTACGTCATAAAAGAATTCTTCTAGTTCTTGATGATGTAAATCAATTAGACCAACTAAAAAAGTTAGTTGGGAAGCATATTTGGTTTGGTCCAGGTAGTAGAATTATCTTAACAACAAGAGATAAGCATTTGCTACAGACATTTGGAGTAGATGAAATATATGAGGTTGATCAATTGAATGATGATGAAGCTCTTCATCTTATGAGTTTGAAAGCTTTTAAAAAAGACCATCCTCCCAAAGATTATTTGAAGTTGTCTAAAGATTTTGTATATTATGTTGGTGGCCTACCTTTAGCTGTTGAGATTTTGGGTTCCTTTTTGTTCGGTAGAATGATTGATGAATGGAATAGTGCATTAGATAGGCTTAAAGAATTTCCTGAACCTAAAATTCTCCAAGTACTTAAAATATCTTTTGATGGACTACATGAAGTAGAGAAGGAAATATTCCTacatattgcatgtttctttaagcaaacaaacaaaaatgtaGTAGAAATACTGGATTATCTTGGCCTTTACCCTAAAATTGGATTACGGGTTCTTATTGATAAATCTCTCATAAAAGTTTGTGAGGATTATTTTTGGATGCATGATTTACTACACGAGATGGGGAAGAACATAGTTTTTCAAGAGTGCCCTAAAGAGCCTGGAAAGCGTAGCCGACTGTGGTTATTTAAGGACATAGATGATGTTCTTACAAATAATATg gGAACACAAGCAATTGAAGGCATGGTCCTAAAGTTGCATGAACCAAAAGAGGCATATTGGAATCCTAAATCATTTTCAAAGATTCATCATCTTAAATTGCTCATAATTGATAATGTTCACCTTTTGCGTGCGCCCAAACATCTTCCTAATGCTTTGAGATATCTTGATTGGAGTGGATACCCTTTAAAATCATTTCCATCAAGTTTCCAACATCAG CCTTTTGAGATGTTAAAATTCATTCGCTTGAAGCAATCTCTACAATTGATTGAAACCCTTAACTTCAACAAAATCGCAAATCTTGAGAAATTGGTTCTTAAGggttgtataaatttacttggcttgcacacatcAATTGGAGTTCATAAAAAGCTCATTCTTCTTAATCTAAAAGGTTGCAAAAACCTCAGAAGTCTTCCAAGCAAGTTTGAAATGGAGTCTCTTAAGATTCTTATCCTTTCCGATTGCTTAAAAGTAGAAAGAATCCCAGAATTTGGGGAGAACATGGAACGTGTATCAGAGCTTTACTTGGATGCCACTGCTATCACAAAATTACCCACATCAATTGGGAATTTAACTGGTCTTGCTTTATTGGATGTAAGAGACTGCAAAAATCTCATATCTCTTCCTAGCACCTTTTTTAATATGAAGTCCcttaaaaatctcaatttttctGGATGCTCAAAACTACTAGAGAGCTTATGGAGGATTAATGAAAGTGTAGAGGAGCCTGGTGCAAGTGGAATTCTAACAAGATTTAAGCCGAGAATTCCCAATTCTATGTGCCAGCTATCAACTTCTCTAATGGGTTTGGGTTCTTTGACCAATTTGGTTCTAAGTAGTTGCTATCTCAATGCAATCCCCAATGATATTTGTTGCTTATCCTCtctagaaattttaaatttaagtgataataaatttgaatgcCTTCCGGAAAGCATAAGTCAACTATCTGCCCTGCAACTTTTGAATGTGGCGGATTGCATGAAGCTTATATCATTACCAAAGCTTCCATCAAGTATTCGTTCAATCGAGGCATTTGACTGTCCATCACTTAAAGCAGTGACAAATTTATTGAAACCAAATTCTTTGAATGTGGCGGATAGCATGAAGCTTATATCATTACCGAAGCTTCCACCAAGAATTCGTTCAATCGAGGCATTTGACTGTCCATCACCTAAAGCG GAAGCCATggaagaattgtggcaatgtgATGTAAATGGATTCAGTCATATTGGAATTCAAATCCCAACGCAGAATACAGGCTTAGAGGTGAAGAGCTTCGGGTTCCGCATG GGTTTGGATGTTATCCGTCATAATTTTGACAATTCGGTCATTTCAGAGGAAGGCAAAAAAGTCAAGCGAATCTGTGATGACTATGATGGGGCTGGACCTAGTGGAGAAGGAAGCTCTAATGATGTACCACACCCAAAAAGGATTGAAAGCA